Proteins co-encoded in one Cupriavidus metallidurans CH34 genomic window:
- a CDS encoding enoyl-CoA hydratase translates to MSASLSNHHAAVEIDERGVATVTIREAKSLNILGTPVIADLTQAVRGLAERDDVRVLVVRGTGDKGFIGGADINEMAALTRERAEVFISALRDLCNALRHFPVPVIARMPGWCLGGGLELALACDIRIAADNAQLGMPEVKVGIPSVIHAALMPRLIGNARAAWLLLTGEIADAAESLAAGIVSRVVPLADLDVEVSRVASLLASFGPQVVRQQKRLLREWEEAPLDVSIDNSVAEFGSAFDTGEPQHHMASFLNRKR, encoded by the coding sequence ATGAGCGCATCGCTTTCCAATCACCACGCCGCCGTAGAGATCGACGAGCGCGGCGTAGCCACCGTCACCATTCGCGAGGCGAAATCGCTGAATATCCTCGGGACGCCGGTCATTGCGGATCTGACCCAGGCCGTGCGCGGCCTGGCCGAACGCGACGACGTGCGCGTGCTGGTGGTTCGCGGCACGGGGGACAAGGGCTTTATCGGGGGCGCCGATATCAACGAGATGGCCGCGCTGACCCGCGAGCGCGCGGAAGTGTTCATCAGCGCATTGCGCGACTTGTGCAATGCGCTGCGTCACTTCCCGGTACCCGTGATTGCGCGAATGCCGGGCTGGTGCCTCGGCGGCGGCTTGGAACTGGCGCTGGCGTGCGATATCCGCATCGCCGCCGACAACGCCCAGCTGGGTATGCCGGAGGTCAAGGTAGGCATCCCGTCGGTCATTCATGCGGCGCTGATGCCGCGCCTGATTGGCAACGCGCGCGCCGCGTGGTTGTTGCTGACGGGCGAGATCGCCGACGCGGCAGAGTCGCTGGCTGCGGGGATAGTGAGCCGCGTGGTGCCGCTGGCCGATCTCGACGTCGAGGTTAGTCGTGTGGCATCACTGCTGGCGAGCTTCGGCCCGCAGGTGGTGCGTCAGCAGAAGCGTCTGCTGCGCGAGTGGGAAGAAGCGCCGCTCGACGTGTCGATCGACAACAGTGTGGCGGAGTTCGGCAGCGCCTTCGATACGGGCGAGCCGCAGCATCACATGGCCTCCTTCCTGAACCGCAAGCGGTAA
- a CDS encoding LysR family transcriptional regulator, which yields MRYELTDLRLFQAIAEAHSLAGGASAAHITASAASYRLKNLEHALGTPLFVRNARGMDLTPAGEMMLAHVRELLQGIERMHGEVGRFASGLKGHIRLLANSSSLNGFIIPSVSRFLAAHPAVNIDLEERASQAITAAVAAHEADIGIFASDMTMAADTAGVHAVRYAVDELVLAVAPDHPLARQGRIRFGAALGFDFVCMSRTSSNFLFLRDTAQRAGKQPNVRLHAHSFEAVLALAAAGVGVALVPRSVAAASMLEGRVVGVALDEPWAVRELTLVTRADGKLPGFAAAFVQFLLNDPRVAITRETGAAPDAAS from the coding sequence TTGCGGTACGAACTCACCGATCTCCGCCTTTTCCAGGCCATTGCGGAGGCCCACAGCCTGGCTGGCGGCGCTAGCGCCGCGCATATCACGGCCTCGGCGGCCAGTTACCGTCTGAAGAACCTGGAGCATGCGCTGGGCACACCGCTCTTCGTTCGCAACGCACGTGGCATGGATCTGACGCCTGCGGGCGAGATGATGCTGGCGCATGTGCGCGAGCTGCTGCAAGGCATCGAACGGATGCACGGAGAGGTTGGCCGATTCGCCAGCGGGCTCAAGGGACACATCCGCCTGCTGGCAAACAGCAGCTCGCTGAACGGATTCATCATCCCGAGCGTGAGCCGGTTCCTGGCCGCGCACCCGGCGGTCAACATCGACCTGGAAGAGCGGGCCAGCCAGGCGATCACGGCGGCAGTGGCCGCGCATGAGGCGGATATCGGCATATTTGCCAGCGATATGACCATGGCCGCCGACACCGCCGGCGTTCATGCGGTGCGGTACGCGGTCGATGAACTGGTGCTGGCGGTGGCCCCCGATCATCCGTTGGCACGGCAGGGGCGCATCCGGTTTGGCGCCGCACTCGGGTTCGACTTCGTCTGCATGAGCCGCACTAGCAGCAACTTCCTGTTTCTGCGCGATACCGCGCAACGCGCCGGCAAGCAACCGAATGTCCGCCTGCACGCACACAGCTTCGAGGCGGTACTGGCGCTGGCGGCTGCCGGCGTCGGCGTGGCGCTGGTGCCGCGTAGCGTGGCGGCGGCGTCGATGCTCGAGGGGCGCGTGGTCGGGGTGGCGCTCGACGAGCCCTGGGCGGTACGGGAGCTGACGCTCGTCACGCGCGCCGACGGAAAGCTGCCCGGCTTTGCCGCGGCGTTCGTGCAGTTCCTGCTCAACGACCCGCGCGTGGCCATCACACGCGAGACAGGCGCGGCCCCTGACGCCGCGTCCTGA
- a CDS encoding nicotinate phosphoribosyltransferase has translation MQNDLRRLSSILSNPILNTDSYKASHYLQYPQGTTAMFSYIESRGGRYDRTLFFGLQMLIKEYLCQPITAAMIDEARDFFSAHGEPFNESGWRYIVSRYDGYLPVRIRAVQEGAVIPTQNVLVTVECDDPEVFWLASYIETLLLRVWYPVTVATQSWHLRQLVRRYLERTSDDLGQLPFKVHDFGARGVSSAESAAIGGAAHLVSFLGSDTVLGVLAANTYYNKPMAAFSVPAAEHSTITAWGRAGEIDAYRNMLRQFGRPGAIVSVVSDSYDLFAALRMWGTELRQAVIDSGATLVIRPDSGDPRTIVLQTIGALDEAFGSVINGKGYRVLNHVRVIQGDGVNAESIEVILAALEAAGYAADNIVFGIGGALLQQLNRDTQRFAMKCSAVKVDDAWRNVRKDPVTDAGKRSKQGRLTLLRNRRTGDYQTVTFPLAWDARRIEGEWEDALETVFDGGKLLVDVSLDEVRARAEAYED, from the coding sequence ATGCAAAACGACCTGCGTCGCCTGTCGTCGATCCTTTCCAATCCGATCCTGAACACGGATTCGTACAAGGCCTCTCACTACCTTCAATATCCCCAGGGCACCACGGCGATGTTCTCGTACATCGAATCGCGCGGTGGCCGCTACGATCGCACGCTGTTCTTCGGGCTGCAGATGCTGATCAAGGAATACCTGTGCCAGCCGATCACCGCGGCAATGATCGACGAAGCCCGGGACTTCTTCAGCGCCCACGGGGAACCGTTCAACGAGTCGGGCTGGCGATATATCGTTTCGCGCTATGACGGCTACCTACCCGTGCGCATCCGCGCGGTGCAGGAAGGCGCCGTGATCCCAACGCAGAACGTGCTCGTCACAGTCGAATGCGATGATCCCGAGGTGTTCTGGCTCGCTTCCTACATCGAAACCTTGTTGCTGCGCGTCTGGTATCCAGTGACGGTTGCCACGCAAAGCTGGCACCTGCGGCAACTCGTGCGTCGCTACCTGGAGCGCACCAGCGACGACCTCGGACAACTGCCGTTCAAGGTGCACGACTTCGGCGCGCGCGGCGTGTCGAGCGCCGAGTCGGCTGCTATCGGCGGTGCGGCGCACCTCGTGAGCTTCCTGGGCTCGGACACCGTACTCGGTGTGCTCGCCGCCAACACTTACTACAACAAGCCGATGGCGGCTTTCTCGGTGCCAGCTGCCGAGCACAGCACCATCACTGCCTGGGGCCGGGCTGGCGAAATCGATGCGTACCGCAATATGCTTCGGCAATTCGGCCGGCCGGGCGCCATCGTGTCGGTGGTGTCGGACTCATATGACCTGTTCGCCGCCCTGCGGATGTGGGGCACCGAACTGCGGCAGGCCGTGATCGATTCCGGCGCAACACTGGTCATCCGCCCCGACTCCGGCGATCCCCGGACGATCGTGCTGCAGACCATCGGCGCTCTCGACGAAGCGTTCGGCTCGGTGATCAACGGCAAAGGCTACCGCGTGCTCAACCATGTGCGGGTGATCCAGGGCGATGGCGTGAATGCCGAGTCCATCGAAGTCATCCTCGCCGCACTCGAAGCAGCAGGCTACGCGGCGGACAACATCGTGTTCGGCATCGGCGGCGCGTTGCTTCAGCAACTGAACCGCGACACTCAGCGATTCGCCATGAAGTGCTCGGCTGTCAAGGTGGACGATGCCTGGCGCAATGTCAGAAAGGACCCTGTCACCGATGCAGGCAAGCGATCCAAGCAAGGCCGTCTGACACTGCTGCGCAATCGCAGGACCGGCGACTATCAAACCGTCACGTTCCCGCTCGCCTGGGATGCGCGCCGCATCGAGGGAGAATGGGAAGACGCGCTCGAAACGGTATTCGACGGTGGAAAGCTGCTGGTCGACGTCTCGCTGGATGAGGTGCGCGCCCGCGCGGAGGCATACGAAGACTGA
- a CDS encoding Bug family tripartite tricarboxylate transporter substrate binding protein: protein MKPTFLALAALASVGPACLAHAADWPDKPIKLVVPYAAGGTTDIIARVVGTRIGAVLKQPVVVENRPGAGGAVGSAYAAKQPADGYTLVMEVESSHAVNPNVYQKTAYDPVKDFDPISNLADVPNVLVVNPSFPAQDMSAFIKLLKASPGKYSFGSSGNGGLSHMNGELFMSVTGTKMLHVPYKGLGPALNDAMAGQIQVVFDNIPSSSGLIQGGKLRPLAVAAKHRLKMLPNVPTYAEAGLPAMNNPSWFGLGAPAGTPPAILDKINAAVKQVLAEPEVVDAIEKQGALPAYTTRKAFADLIREQNQHWKKVVEDIHFAKLQ from the coding sequence ATGAAGCCAACCTTCCTGGCACTGGCAGCGCTGGCCTCTGTGGGCCCGGCATGCCTTGCCCACGCCGCCGACTGGCCGGACAAGCCGATCAAGCTCGTGGTGCCCTACGCGGCCGGTGGTACTACCGACATCATCGCGCGCGTGGTCGGCACGCGGATTGGCGCGGTGCTGAAGCAGCCTGTTGTGGTCGAGAACCGTCCCGGCGCCGGTGGCGCGGTAGGCAGTGCCTACGCGGCCAAGCAGCCGGCCGATGGTTATACGCTCGTGATGGAAGTGGAAAGCTCCCACGCGGTTAACCCGAACGTCTATCAGAAGACGGCGTACGATCCGGTCAAGGATTTCGATCCGATCAGCAATCTGGCGGACGTGCCCAACGTGCTGGTGGTCAATCCGTCATTCCCCGCTCAGGACATGTCGGCCTTCATCAAGCTGCTGAAGGCGTCGCCGGGCAAGTATTCATTTGGGTCGTCGGGCAACGGTGGCCTGAGTCATATGAATGGCGAACTGTTCATGAGCGTCACGGGCACGAAGATGCTGCACGTGCCGTACAAGGGCCTGGGGCCGGCGCTGAACGATGCGATGGCTGGACAGATCCAGGTTGTGTTCGACAATATCCCGTCGTCGTCCGGCCTGATCCAGGGCGGCAAGCTGCGGCCCCTGGCCGTGGCGGCCAAGCATCGACTCAAGATGCTGCCCAATGTGCCGACCTACGCGGAAGCCGGGCTGCCCGCGATGAACAATCCGTCGTGGTTTGGCCTCGGCGCGCCGGCTGGCACGCCGCCGGCGATCCTCGACAAGATTAATGCGGCCGTCAAGCAGGTGCTGGCCGAGCCGGAGGTGGTCGACGCCATCGAGAAGCAGGGCGCGCTGCCTGCCTATACCACGCGCAAGGCCTTCGCCGATCTGATACGGGAGCAGAATCAGCACTGGAAGAAGGTAGTCGAGGATATCCATTTCGCAAAGCTGCAGTAA
- a CDS encoding bifunctional nicotinamide-nucleotide adenylyltransferase/Nudix hydroxylase yields MSTNTKRFDALVFIGRFQPMHRGHVDVLRRALSQADTVCILIGSTDKPRTIKDPFSFDERRQMIESVLDESSRARVRIGAVQDSTYNDSDWVRWVQDAVAGLLGDTAGRRIGIIGHEKDGSSYYLRMFPQWELVEADSTEDISATEIREQFLAERSNSFVSWAVPAPVFQWMELFRDRPEFAQLKAEAEFIAGYRKAWSAAPYPVTFVTVDAVVVHSGHLLLVRRRSEPGRGLWALPGGFVNQDERLETACLRELREETGLKLPEPVLRGSLKDRQVFDHPQRSLRGRTITHAFLFSFPVGELPRVKGGDDADKARWVPLNDFARMRSVMFEDHFDIAYHFLGKL; encoded by the coding sequence ATGAGCACCAATACAAAGCGCTTCGACGCGCTTGTCTTTATCGGCCGTTTCCAGCCGATGCACCGTGGTCACGTTGATGTACTACGCCGGGCGCTGAGCCAGGCGGACACCGTTTGCATCCTGATCGGATCCACCGACAAGCCTCGCACCATCAAGGACCCGTTCTCGTTCGACGAGCGCCGGCAAATGATCGAGTCCGTACTGGACGAATCAAGCCGCGCGCGCGTCCGGATCGGCGCGGTACAGGATTCGACCTACAACGACAGCGACTGGGTCCGCTGGGTACAGGATGCCGTGGCAGGACTGCTCGGCGATACCGCCGGCCGCCGGATCGGCATCATCGGTCACGAAAAGGATGGTTCTTCGTACTACCTTCGCATGTTCCCGCAATGGGAACTGGTCGAAGCCGACAGTACCGAAGACATCTCCGCCACCGAAATCCGCGAGCAGTTCCTGGCCGAACGCAGCAACAGCTTCGTCTCGTGGGCCGTGCCCGCGCCGGTATTCCAGTGGATGGAGCTGTTTCGCGACCGGCCCGAGTTCGCCCAGCTGAAGGCCGAGGCGGAGTTCATCGCCGGGTACAGGAAAGCCTGGTCGGCCGCGCCGTATCCGGTAACGTTCGTCACCGTCGACGCGGTAGTGGTCCATTCCGGCCACCTGTTGCTGGTGCGCCGGCGCAGCGAGCCGGGACGCGGCCTCTGGGCGCTGCCGGGTGGCTTCGTCAACCAGGACGAACGGCTCGAGACGGCCTGTCTTCGCGAACTGCGCGAGGAAACCGGACTCAAGTTGCCCGAGCCGGTGCTGCGTGGGTCGCTGAAGGACCGGCAGGTGTTCGACCACCCGCAGCGATCGCTGCGCGGCCGCACCATCACCCACGCGTTCCTGTTCAGCTTCCCGGTTGGCGAGCTGCCGCGCGTCAAGGGTGGCGATGACGCCGACAAGGCGCGCTGGGTGCCGCTCAACGATTTCGCCCGCATGAGAAGCGTCATGTTCGAAGACCATTTCGACATCGCCTACCACTTTCTCGGCAAGCTGTAA
- a CDS encoding LysR family transcriptional regulator, which yields MTDIRGISVVDFKGVDLNLLVTLDALLDERNVTHTAERLGLTQPAVSAQLARLRRIFDDPLLIPADTGRGMIASARALALLEPLHVALKDLESVVHRRPEFDPFVDTRQFVIAASDNATSTLGMSLLERLSIVAGTGVRVAFVHGRQAEIAAQLESGEVDLLIGSERMVPPTMRARKLLDETFVMAQRKSHPRGARRLTLDMYCKLRHVLVSTSGGSFFGFVDEQLQLLGRSRDVAVSVQAFTVVPDLLRRSDYVCTMPARLAARYADWLDAFALPFDVPGFSLSAAWHPRNHADPAIAWLRSTLAEVAGQLREG from the coding sequence ATGACAGATATAAGAGGTATAAGTGTGGTTGATTTCAAGGGCGTGGATCTGAATCTTCTGGTGACCCTGGATGCCTTGCTGGATGAACGTAACGTCACGCATACGGCGGAGCGGCTCGGGCTGACGCAGCCCGCCGTATCGGCCCAACTGGCGCGGCTGCGGCGCATCTTCGACGATCCATTGCTGATCCCGGCCGATACGGGGCGGGGAATGATCGCAAGCGCGCGGGCCCTGGCATTGCTGGAGCCGCTGCACGTCGCGCTCAAGGACCTGGAGTCCGTTGTGCATCGGCGGCCCGAGTTCGATCCGTTCGTCGACACGCGCCAGTTCGTGATCGCCGCGAGCGATAACGCCACGTCGACGCTTGGCATGTCCTTGTTGGAGCGGCTATCGATTGTCGCGGGGACCGGGGTGCGCGTGGCGTTCGTGCATGGACGGCAGGCCGAGATCGCCGCCCAGCTCGAATCGGGTGAAGTCGATCTGCTGATCGGGTCCGAGCGCATGGTTCCACCAACCATGCGGGCGCGCAAACTTCTCGATGAGACCTTCGTGATGGCGCAGCGGAAATCCCATCCTCGGGGAGCGCGCCGGCTGACGCTCGATATGTACTGCAAATTGCGCCACGTGCTGGTTTCCACGAGTGGTGGCAGCTTCTTCGGCTTCGTTGACGAGCAGCTTCAGTTGCTGGGTCGATCGCGTGATGTCGCGGTATCGGTTCAGGCATTCACGGTGGTCCCCGATTTGCTGCGCCGTAGTGACTACGTCTGCACGATGCCGGCTCGGCTGGCGGCACGCTATGCCGATTGGCTGGATGCCTTCGCGCTGCCGTTCGATGTGCCGGGATTCTCGCTCAGCGCGGCATGGCACCCGCGCAACCACGCGGACCCCGCGATTGCCTGGCTGCGGAGCACACTGGCCGAGGTGGCCGGCCAGTTGCGTGAGGGCTGA
- a CDS encoding GntR family transcriptional regulator, whose amino-acid sequence MVTNKPGLRHVTRAEAAADEIRRRILSGQYVDGYQLRQDALANELGISRIPLREALVQLESEGLVKILPHKGAIVSELSIEELTELFELRALLEPTLIRKSVKKLSVDDFKELDAILAEFSGELKAQAQDRWGDLNTMLHQLLLSKADQPKTVSIVASLLQQTDRYTRLQLSLSTASREIAEAEHRQLVDLCRKGDGRGAAALLKRHIEHAGEELRNFLLSRRRGTS is encoded by the coding sequence ATGGTCACCAATAAACCTGGTCTTCGGCATGTGACGCGAGCAGAGGCCGCCGCCGATGAAATTCGCCGCCGCATCCTCTCCGGCCAGTACGTGGATGGCTATCAACTCCGGCAGGACGCGCTCGCCAATGAACTCGGGATCAGCCGCATCCCGCTGCGTGAAGCGCTGGTGCAGCTCGAAAGCGAAGGGCTGGTGAAGATACTCCCTCACAAGGGAGCCATCGTGTCGGAGCTTTCCATTGAAGAGCTCACCGAGTTGTTCGAATTGCGGGCGTTGCTGGAGCCCACGCTGATCCGAAAGTCCGTGAAGAAGCTCTCCGTCGACGATTTCAAGGAACTCGACGCGATTCTGGCCGAGTTCAGCGGCGAACTGAAGGCGCAGGCGCAGGATCGCTGGGGCGACCTGAATACCATGCTGCATCAGTTGCTGCTGTCGAAGGCCGATCAGCCGAAGACAGTGAGCATCGTCGCGTCCCTGCTCCAGCAGACGGACCGTTACACGCGCCTGCAGCTTTCCTTGTCCACGGCCAGCCGGGAGATTGCCGAAGCCGAGCACCGGCAACTCGTCGATCTCTGTCGCAAAGGGGATGGGCGCGGCGCCGCCGCGCTGTTGAAGCGGCATATCGAACATGCCGGCGAGGAACTGCGGAACTTCCTGCTCTCCCGTCGGCGCGGCACCAGCTAA
- a CDS encoding zinc-binding dehydrogenase, producing the protein MKAWMLDQPGQPLVLRDIDTPHARPGAVLVRMEAVPLLSYTRDYLNGALPYAYPPGPFTPGTNGVGTIIETGAGVHHFRAGQRVAVNPYLTSTESVDAPAEILIGLTGISADSGPLLQDFPHGTLREVAEFPAAALVPLDGLDRLSSDQLATLSKFAIPFGGLRRGRLVAGETVAINGATGAFGSAAVLAALAMGASTVLALGRRAGPLESLARMGDGRVVPVVMTGDEGVDSAAIRSAASGGVDLAFDMVGQATSPNSTLAALLSLKRRGRMVLMGSMTVPLPLPYGAMLRNGWELIGHFMYASADYRALVAMVRAGQLSLDAIHVKRFPFDAIEQAIDAAGTLAGLEAAVVTFPHD; encoded by the coding sequence ATGAAAGCCTGGATGCTCGACCAACCCGGCCAGCCGCTTGTCCTGCGTGACATCGACACGCCCCATGCCCGCCCCGGCGCGGTGCTCGTACGCATGGAAGCGGTGCCGCTGCTCAGCTACACGCGCGACTACCTGAACGGCGCGCTGCCTTACGCCTACCCGCCCGGTCCTTTCACCCCCGGTACAAACGGCGTTGGCACGATCATCGAAACCGGAGCGGGTGTCCATCACTTCCGGGCCGGACAACGCGTGGCCGTCAACCCGTACCTGACCAGCACGGAAAGCGTCGATGCACCGGCCGAAATCCTGATTGGCCTGACCGGCATCAGCGCGGACAGCGGCCCCCTGCTTCAGGACTTCCCACACGGAACGCTACGAGAGGTCGCCGAGTTTCCCGCTGCGGCACTTGTCCCCCTCGACGGGCTGGATCGCCTTTCGTCCGACCAGCTGGCCACCCTGTCGAAGTTCGCCATTCCTTTCGGCGGCCTGCGTCGCGGCCGGCTGGTTGCGGGCGAGACCGTCGCGATCAACGGCGCAACGGGCGCGTTCGGATCAGCCGCCGTGCTTGCCGCGCTGGCGATGGGCGCTTCGACCGTACTCGCACTGGGACGCCGCGCTGGCCCGCTCGAATCCCTGGCCCGGATGGGCGACGGCCGGGTGGTGCCGGTAGTGATGACCGGTGATGAGGGGGTCGACAGCGCCGCCATCCGCAGTGCGGCATCCGGCGGCGTCGACCTGGCATTCGACATGGTTGGTCAGGCTACCTCGCCAAACAGTACGCTCGCGGCGCTGCTGAGCCTGAAGCGGCGCGGTCGCATGGTGCTGATGGGCAGCATGACCGTGCCGCTGCCACTGCCCTACGGCGCCATGCTACGCAATGGCTGGGAGCTGATCGGCCACTTCATGTACGCATCCGCCGACTACCGCGCGCTGGTGGCAATGGTTCGCGCCGGCCAGCTTTCACTCGATGCAATCCACGTGAAGCGCTTCCCGTTCGACGCCATAGAGCAGGCGATCGATGCGGCGGGCACGCTGGCTGGGCTAGAGGCAGCGGTGGTGACGTTCCCACACGACTGA
- the abaF gene encoding fosfomycin efflux MFS transporter AbaF encodes MANQLSEAVPEASVGRQRGTTTTKDLRRVVAAAMVGSVAEWYEFFLYGTASALVFGTHFFKKTGNPVDGLIAAFALYAVGFAARPIGGIVFGYYGDKFGRKYLLQVSLVAVGITTFLMGCLPTFDVIGYWAPALLVTLRLIQGFAFGGEWGGAVLLVSEHSPDDRRGYWASWPQAGVPAGNLVATLILLALSSTLPEQDFLSWGWRVAFWFSAVVVLIGFWIRRKVDDAPIFKESQERREKEHATQQGVRYVLRYHWKEVLIGIGARFAENILYYMVVTFSITYLKLVVGADTTRILKLMFFANALHFMIIPFMGYLSDIIGRKPVYLTGAVLTAAWGFIGFPMMDTGNDWIIMAAIVLGLAIESMTYSPYSALMTEMFPTNVRYTALSLCYQIAPLMAGSLAPLIALSLLEKYHSSTPIALYLVAAAVISIISVAAAKETRGKSLRDVDAEAKARVNG; translated from the coding sequence ATGGCGAATCAACTCAGCGAGGCTGTCCCCGAAGCGAGTGTGGGACGACAACGCGGCACGACAACAACAAAAGATCTGCGCCGCGTTGTCGCGGCTGCGATGGTTGGGTCCGTAGCGGAATGGTATGAGTTCTTCCTGTATGGAACGGCATCCGCACTGGTATTCGGGACGCACTTCTTCAAGAAAACAGGGAATCCGGTCGATGGCCTGATCGCGGCCTTCGCGCTCTATGCCGTAGGGTTCGCCGCACGGCCGATCGGCGGGATCGTCTTCGGTTACTACGGCGACAAGTTCGGCCGCAAGTACCTGCTCCAGGTCAGTCTGGTAGCCGTGGGGATCACGACGTTCCTGATGGGCTGCCTTCCCACGTTCGACGTGATCGGGTACTGGGCCCCCGCCCTGCTCGTCACGCTGCGCCTTATCCAGGGCTTTGCCTTCGGTGGCGAATGGGGTGGCGCCGTCCTTCTGGTGAGCGAGCACAGCCCGGACGACCGGCGCGGCTACTGGGCAAGCTGGCCGCAAGCAGGCGTGCCGGCTGGCAACCTCGTCGCCACGCTCATCCTGCTCGCGCTCTCGAGCACGCTGCCGGAACAGGACTTCCTGTCCTGGGGCTGGCGAGTCGCCTTCTGGTTCTCCGCCGTGGTGGTGCTGATCGGGTTCTGGATCCGTCGCAAGGTCGATGATGCGCCGATCTTCAAGGAATCCCAGGAACGGCGCGAAAAGGAACATGCGACCCAGCAAGGCGTCCGGTACGTTCTGCGCTATCACTGGAAGGAAGTGCTGATCGGCATTGGCGCGCGCTTCGCGGAGAACATCCTCTACTACATGGTGGTGACGTTCTCCATCACGTACCTGAAGCTCGTGGTCGGCGCGGATACCACGCGCATTCTCAAGCTGATGTTCTTTGCCAATGCCCTGCACTTCATGATCATTCCGTTCATGGGCTACCTGTCGGACATCATCGGTCGCAAACCGGTGTACCTGACCGGCGCGGTCCTGACGGCGGCCTGGGGCTTCATTGGCTTCCCGATGATGGACACCGGGAACGACTGGATCATCATGGCTGCCATCGTGCTGGGCCTGGCAATCGAGTCGATGACCTACTCGCCCTACTCCGCGCTCATGACCGAGATGTTCCCGACGAACGTCCGATACACCGCGCTCTCGCTGTGCTACCAGATCGCACCGCTGATGGCCGGATCGCTGGCTCCGCTGATCGCGCTGTCGCTGCTGGAGAAATACCACTCCTCCACGCCGATCGCCCTCTACCTGGTGGCCGCCGCCGTGATCTCGATCATCAGCGTTGCCGCCGCGAAGGAAACGCGCGGCAAGTCATTGCGTGACGTCGACGCCGAGGCGAAAGCCCGTGTGAATGGCTGA
- a CDS encoding dihydrofolate reductase family protein — protein sequence MTTAHVFIATSLDGFIARPDGDIGWLLQRDDPAEDHGYMDFIADKDAIVMGRGTYEKVLTLGDWAYDRPVLVLSRQLAGTPVPAALEGKVRFASLSPRDTLERLAAEGVRRVYVDGGQVVQSFLRDGLIADLVVTTVPVLIGAGRPLFGALPRDVDLALVSSRSFPSGLVQSTYRVA from the coding sequence ATGACCACCGCACACGTCTTCATCGCCACCAGCCTCGACGGCTTCATCGCCCGACCCGATGGCGATATCGGCTGGCTGCTCCAGCGCGACGATCCGGCCGAGGACCACGGTTATATGGATTTCATCGCCGACAAGGATGCGATCGTGATGGGCCGGGGCACCTACGAAAAGGTCCTGACCCTTGGCGACTGGGCCTATGACCGGCCTGTCCTGGTCCTGTCCAGGCAATTGGCGGGCACGCCGGTGCCGGCGGCGTTGGAGGGGAAAGTCCGATTCGCGAGCCTTTCGCCGAGGGATACGCTGGAACGCCTGGCGGCCGAGGGCGTACGCCGGGTCTATGTCGATGGCGGGCAGGTTGTGCAGTCGTTCCTGCGCGACGGGTTGATCGCCGATCTGGTGGTCACCACGGTTCCGGTGTTGATCGGAGCCGGGCGGCCGTTGTTCGGGGCGCTGCCGCGCGACGTCGATCTGGCCCTGGTCTCGAGCCGCAGCTTCCCCTCGGGATTGGTGCAGTCGACGTACCGGGTGGCCTGA
- a CDS encoding GntR family transcriptional regulator, giving the protein MNGRSTSALGAATRAEAATEELRRRILEGELVEGFQLKQDLLAEEFGISRIPVREALVQLENEGLVKIVPHKGAIVAELSTKDIEELFSLRALLESHLLRHSIPRLTKDDFDRLDEILKRYAIELAEGHSHRWGELNTELHDILLGRANRPRSLDLVQSLLRQTDRYTRVQLSISDAAVQRAKAEHEELVRLCRLGESREACALLKRHIEHAGEELILFLRERRRP; this is encoded by the coding sequence ATGAACGGAAGATCCACGTCTGCGCTAGGCGCGGCGACACGCGCCGAAGCGGCAACGGAAGAACTCAGGCGGCGAATCCTGGAAGGCGAGCTAGTGGAGGGCTTTCAGCTCAAGCAGGATCTTCTCGCGGAAGAATTCGGCATCAGCCGCATCCCGGTGCGGGAAGCACTGGTCCAGCTAGAGAACGAAGGGCTGGTGAAGATCGTCCCCCACAAGGGGGCGATTGTTGCGGAGCTGTCGACGAAGGACATCGAAGAGCTGTTCTCGTTGCGCGCGCTGCTCGAATCCCATCTGCTCCGACATTCGATTCCCCGCCTCACAAAGGATGACTTCGACCGACTCGATGAAATCCTGAAGCGCTACGCCATCGAGCTCGCCGAGGGGCATTCGCACCGGTGGGGCGAACTCAACACCGAGCTGCACGACATCCTGCTCGGGCGTGCCAACCGGCCCAGGTCCCTGGACCTGGTGCAGTCGCTATTGCGGCAGACCGATCGCTACACACGGGTGCAGCTCTCCATCAGCGATGCCGCCGTGCAGCGCGCCAAGGCGGAACACGAGGAACTCGTCCGCCTTTGCCGGCTGGGCGAATCGAGGGAGGCGTGCGCGCTGCTCAAGCGGCATATCGAACATGCCGGCGAGGAGTTGATTCTGTTTCTGCGGGAGCGCCGGAGGCCGTAA